TCTCGATGAGCCGACGACCGCTATGGATCCGCAGAGTGCGCGCACGGTACGCGATGCAATCGGTGAGTTGCGGAGTGCGCAGCGCAGTATTCTGCTGACGACCCATAATCTGAGTGAGGCGGAAGAACTGGCCGACCGGATTGCGATTATTCGTGGCGGGCAGATTATTGCCTGTGGCTCGTTTGCCGAATTGAGCCGGCAGTTGCTCGGTGAGCCGGCGTTTGAGTTGAAGCTGACTAATCCAGCCGATCAACCGCGGGCAGTTGCGGTGCTGCGTGATCTGGTTTCCGTACAGGTGTTGGATGCCGACCGGCTGGGCTGGCAGACTGCTGAAGCACACTTGCTGCATCCGGTACTGTTGAACCGGCTGCTTACCGCCGGTATTGGTGTGCATAGTCTGGCTGAACAACCACGCCGACTGGAAGACCTCTATTTGCGCATTGTTGCTGAAGACGAAGCCGTTCCGAATCCACGATCCCGGTGAAGGTGATGAAACGATTTTCGCTCTCTCGTCCGACGATGGCCACCTTGCCGGTACAGCCGTTGCCGGCGTGGTGGTTGATTACGCGCCGTGAATTACGCGATACCCTGACCGATTGGCGCTTGCTGACGCCGCTCGCGGCGCTGGCGCTGGTCTTGCCACTGCTGGTAGCGGCTGCGGCACTGGCGCTCATCCGCTTTACTGAACAGGTTGAGCTTGCCGTTCAAATCATTCCGTTCGCGATCTTGCTGGTTGGCTTTTTGCCTGCCGGTTTCTCGTTGATCCTGGCGCTCGAATCATTTGCCGGTGAGCGCGAACGCAATACGCTGGAAACGCTGCTGGCTATGCCGTTAGGGGATCGTGAGCTGTACCTCGCCAAATGGACAGCGGCACTGGCTCTGCCACTGATCGGCGCTCTGCTCAGTCAGATGGTGTTTGGTGTCACTCTGCTGGTGTTTGCGCCTGATGTAGCTCTGGTCGCATTTCAACCACTCCGCCTGTTGCTGTTACTGGTGCTGGTGGTGACCATGGCGATGGTCATGGTGAGCGGGGCGGTGATCATCTCTGCCCACGTGACGACGGTGCGGGCGGCAAGTCTGCTCTCCAGTTTGATTCTGGTGCCGCTGGCGTTGGTTGTGCAACTGATCGCCTTTCTCATCGTTGGTAATCGCTGGGATGGAGTGATCGGTATCTGGTTGGGATTGAGTGTGGTTGTCGTGCTGCTGGTTCACATCGGTATGCGCTCGTTCAGTCGCGAAGAGCTGCTGGCCCGCGAAGAGATTCGTAAACCCTGGTTTGGCTGGTTGTCCCGACGACCACGCCGACAGATTGCGTGGTTTGGTGGTCATCCGGTATGGGTAGTTGCCCGGCGCGAGATGGTGGAAATCACGCGCGATTGGCGTTCGCTAACGTTGCTCGGGTTTCTGGCATTTCTCATGCCCACCGGTTTGACCGCTGCAATTCATGCAATCTCGCCCCAACTTGATAACCCGCTGGCCCTGGCACCGCTGATCCCATTCGCAGGCGTCCTGGCCGGCTTTGTCCCGATCAGTTTTGCGCTGGTAGCCGCACTGGAGTCGTTTGTTGGCGAACGGGAGCGTAATACGCTTGAGGCACTCTGCGCATTACCGATCTCTGATCGCCAGCTCTTCCTGGGTAAACTGGTTGGTACGCTGTTGATCCCTCTGCTGACAGCTCTGATCACACAGCATCTCTTCTACGGATTGGTAGCATTCAACTTTCCGACGCTCTACGCTGATGGTATGTCGCTCATCTTACTGGGCCAGATGAGTCTGATGACCATTATGGTCGCGGTTGCCCTGGTCTCAGGCGCAGTAAGCTTCTCTATCCATGCCGGTAGCGTGCGGGAAGCCTCAATGATGGCTTCAGCGATTTTGCTGCCAACCACGGCAATATTGCAGGCTCAGGCACCCTATTTCATTGCCCGTCGGTTTGACGTAGTCTGGCTGGCAATCGCAGGGTTGCTGGTCGTGGCACTTGCCTTTTTGCGCAGTGGGATGCAGACGTTTCAGCGGGCTGCCATCTTTTCGCGGAGCCGGGAAGAGATGAGTTTACGACGGATATGGTCGGTCTTCCGGCGTTTCTTCAACGAATATCAGCCGGCTGGCACGCCCCTCACTGCCTATCGCGGCTTGCCATTCTCGCCGACACGTTTCTACCGTCACGAATTCCCGGCACTGCTGAAAGAATTGCGTCTGCCACTCCTCGTCAGCCTGCTGGCCGCAGTGGGTGGAAGTGTGTTTGGGCTGACGTTAGCGCGCACGCTGGTGTTGCCCCCGGTTGAGCAGGCGCTCGCCACGCTTGCCTTCGGGCCGACACCGTCGTTATTCCTCGTCCTCTTCATCTTTGCCAACAACCTGCGCGTATCGATTCTGTCGAACCTGCTGGCGCCGGTGAGCCTGGGGGTGTTCCCATTTCTGGTACCGGCCACTGTCTTTGCCCAGATCGGGTATGTCTGTGGACGTTTATTCATCAACAGTGGCGGCTCATTGAGTGACCCGCTGATCTTCGTCAGTGCGTATCTGCTGCCGCACGGGATCATCGAGCTACCAACCTTTATGGTTAGCGCGGCATTGGGACTGCGGATGGGGGCTGCACTGTTGAGTACGCCGGGCGATTTCAGCGTTGGTGAAAATCTGCTTTGGGCAGCAGCCCAGACCGCGAAGGTCTGGCTCTTGCTGATTACCCCACTGGTCCTGGTTGCGGCTATTGTTGAAGGACTGGTAACCCCGCTGGTGATCAGGCTGGTATATTGAGATCAAGCACTACTATCGGTATGGTACGCCCGGCCCGTTGCGCATACGCAGCGAAGCCGGGGTAATAGCGGACTGCCCGCTCCCACAGCTCCAGATACTCGATACCGGAAACCTCGTATGCCCGGCAGGTGAAGGTGCGTCCATAAATGTTCACCTGAGCGACCGGATTCTTCTGCAAGTTGTAGTACCAGGCCGGATGTTGCCGCCGACCAAAATTCGAGGCGATCAGCACTACTCGATTGCCATCGGGAAAGAACAGCAGTGGTGTGCGACGTTGCACACCACTACGCGCACCGGTAGTGATCAGGGTGAGGGTAGGGTAGACGAGGGAGACGACACCGAAGCGGCCACCGCTGATCCGGAGCAGAAAGCGGTCAAATGGTTGGATACACGTGCGGACAAACCAGGCACCGGGGCGGGTAGCCGAAAGACGGGCGACGATCAATTGAAAACGGCGAAAGATTCGCATCGTATATCACAGGTTTTTGATCAGGTGAGGATAACAGTGTATGCGTTAAGTGAACAACGTAGTTACCGCTGTTGCGATACACTGTGATGACTTTAACACGTTACCGGCGATCTGTCTACTTTGACTAACAGAGACACCTTCAATCTGCTGAAGGCGAGAGCGCTATCTCTGCATGTATCCCCTGCAATGATTTGCGAGTGTGTGAGAGATAGGTCTTGGGGAAGCCATGCAAGCCCTCACTCCGCCCCATCTCCCGCTACACGAGAGGGGAGACGAAAGGTCCAGGCGTTGTGCTGGTTTTATTCTGTCCGCCCGAGCCCAGCGCAGGTAGTAGGGGCGGGTTCTAAACCCGCCCCGCCAGCACCCGCCCCGCCAGCACCCGCCCCGCCAGCACCCGCCCCGCCAGCACCCGCCCATCTGTATCACGCCGGTGAACCCCGTGGATCGTCGCGCATGGGATGGATAGTCACAGATCACCGCATATCCGGTGCCAGGCAGTGATGCGGCGCATCACGCAAGATTTGATAACAAGCGATGCACCGGCAGCACGTTGCGCTTCATCAAACCCTATTCCTCTACGCTCTCCTCGCTCTAACAGTATTTGACAAGACAAAATCTTTTATAATACCAACAGCATACACTTCGTCACGGAGATCATCGCATGGAACAGACTATTCTCGACCACGCCGTCGTCACTCGCCGGATTATTGGGGCGCTCTTTGTGACCCAGAGCCTGGCATCAGCGGCATTTATTGCCAATATCGCCGTTAATGCGATAGTTGGCGCTCAACTGAGCGGCAACGACGCCCTGGCCGGCCTGCCGGCAACGCTCATGCTGGCGGGAGCTGCACTGTCAGCATATCCGGCCGGGCGAGCGATGCAGCGTTTTGGTCGGCGTCCGGGATTGACAGTTGGGATGCTGTTGGGCTTAGCCGGAATGCTGATCGATGGGGTGGCGGTGATCAGCCACTCATTCTGGCTCTTTCTGGTTGGTCTGTTTCTGGTTGGTATGGCCCGCGGCATTACCGATCAGAGCCGATATGCGGCAGCCGATGCAGTGCCACCCGCCCGGCGGGCGGGAGCCATCAGCACCGTTGTCTTTGCGGGCACGATTGGTGCAGTTGGTGGGCCGTTGCTGGTAGGACCGCTTGGCCGGATCGCAGCAGCAGGTGGCTTGCCAGACTTGACCGGACCAATGTTTGGGGGTGCGCTGCTCTTTGCCCTGGCAGCCCTCATTCTGTTCGCTTTTTTGCGCCCTGATCCACGGGTGCTGGCAATACAACAGGCGAATCAGCCGGTAACGACCACGATGACACCGCTGACGGCAACCCGCTCATTACCCACGATCCTGCGCGTACCACTGGTGCGAGCCGGATTGATCAGTATGGTCTTGGGACAGGTCGTCATGGTACTGGTGATGAGTGTCACCTCACTGCACATGAGTCATCATCATCACGGGCTTGACAGCATCTCGCTGGTGATCGGCGCTCATACATTCGGGATGTTTGGTCTGTCGATGATCACCGGGCGGATTGCAGACCGGTTAGGCCGGCCATTAACCATCATTGCAGGCGCTTTTTTGCTGATCGCCGGTGCGCTCATCGCGCCGGCTTCACTGCTCACACCCTGGCTGGCGTTGGGGTTGTTTCTGGTTGGATTGGGGTGGAACTTTTGCTACATTGCCGGTTCATCCCTGCTGGCCGATGCGATCACGCCTGGTGAGCGGGGTGCAGTCCAGGGCGCCAGTGATCTGCTGGTCAATCTCGGTTCGGCGCTGGGCAGCCTGAGTAGCGGTTTCATTCTGGCCGGATTCGGGTATCTGGTGCTCTGTATCATTGGAGCTGTTCTCAGTTTAGCCCCCTTGAGTGCTGCACTCTGGTGGGGGCAATCATCACGACAGGTTGTGACAGGGGCTGATTAACCATGAACACACGACGCTTTCCTACCGTCTGGGACGCCATACGACGACCACCAGCACGAGCGATGATCTGTCGCTTACGCCGAATCCATCACGAACCTGATAGCCGGCGCAGCCCATTGCTGTTGTTACACGGTTTTCCCGACTCTGAGCACATGTACGATGACTACGTGACACCGAAGGAACGACGCCAGGACTGGCTGCGCGGGCGAAGTATATATGCGATTGCATTACCCAACCGACGGACAAATCCAAACTGGCCCTCATTGTCCGATCTCTGGCAGCGCCGTCTCGAGCGTGAGGTAGCAGCTCTGATCGATATTGTCATTGCCGCCAGCCCGACCGGCAACGTTGTGATTATCGCTCACGATTGGGGAGCAACATTTGTCTGGGCACGTGTTCGACAGCGTCCCGATCTGCCGATTGAGCGCATGGTGGCCCTTTCGGTCGGATCATCGTTTCGTTACGACTTTGGTGAACACGGCATTGGTGCGTTGGGGTGGTTGTACGGTATGCTGTTTGGGTTGCCGTACTATCTACCACCGGCACGTTTTTTTGTAGCCGCAATGCTCATGCTTAGTGGGTATCGAGCGCCGGATGCGCACAACGCGGCCTATGATAGCTTTCACTATTGGGATTGGCCATTAACGCTGCTGCGCCTGCCATTACGGTTGGCAGGTTATTGCCAGCAACCACCGTTCACCGATATTCGCTTTCCAGTTCTGTTTATACGCTGCCCGCTTGATCGAATCGCCACAACCGCCCGTTTTGAACAGACGTTACGACAACGAGCAGATTGCATCGTGCACATGACCGCTAATCCACACTGGTTTCCTGAACAACGTTCGGCAGAGGTGTTGGAATTCGTGCGATCATTTCTGGCCGGGTAAGCTGATGTCTTACGTAGGACAGGGCAAATTGATGGCTCGCCAAACCTGAATACGAAATGGTATGATGGTAGTGGTAAAAAACACCTGATCCGTTGTACGCGACAGCATAGTCATTGGATAACGGAGCAGCGTGGCGTGGTGGAAGCATGTAACGCGCATCGTCAATCAGGCAGGCCGTGATGACTGAATTCGGGTTGCAGCTATCCACCCTGCTCTCCACTATCGGATGTCGTCAATACATATCTCTACATTCAACAGTGGATAAACAACATTATGCAGTTGTGGAACTGGTTGCTGACAATACCTCATCCTGATCCAGAGACACAACGGCGTGGTCAAAATCTGATCATCGTTGGTCTGGGACTGGCCGCTATGTCGGTGGTGGCAATTCCATTGGTGCTCATTCAGCCCGATCCACTTCCCCAACTGATCGCCAACCTGATCGGCCTGGGGCTACTGATAGGGGTTCTAGGTATTGCCCGGTTTGGGTTGATTGATCAAGCGGCCAGTGCCATGATTGCACTGTTGGTGATCAGCTCGGCCATTATTCCCTTCGGCACCGGCCAGATTGGCCTGGTACCCATTTTTGCGTTGGTTGCAGTCATCACAGCGACCGATCGGGCAAGAACATCACGTTGTTTTTGCAGTTGTGTTCGGGATTGCCGGTATGACAGGGCAGTGGTTTGGGGTGTCAGGCCGACCACAAGTGGCGCCATCGGCGGGAGAAATTGTCATTGTTGGCATACTTCTCTCGCTGGTCTTTGGATTAATTGGAGGCATTGGCACTCGCAGCGTGCGGCGGGCAATCGAACTGGCACAACAGGCTCAATCTCAGGCTGAAAGCCTGGCCCGTCAGTTGAGCCAGGTTAATCAGGCTCTAGAGCTGCGTGTGGCCGAACGAACAGCGGCGTTGCAGGCTGCACTGGCTGAAAGCGAACAACGTCAGGCAGCACTCACGACGGCGTTGCAAGAAAATGAACGGCAACGGCGAGAAATACAGGCGCTGAGTGTACCGATTTTAGCGGTGCGTCATGACATGTTGGTGATGCCGCTGATTGGTGCACTCGATGGCGAACGGCTGTCGCTTGCGCAACAACGTGCACTCAACGCCATAGAGCAGCAGCGCACCCGTTTCCTGCTAGTCGATGTAACCGGTGTGCCGTTCATTGATCAGACGGCTGCTGATGGATTGATTGTTCTGGCGCGCAGTGTACGCCTCCTCGGTGCACGCCTGTACCTGATTGGAGTCAGTCCTGATGTTGCGCAGACGATGATCGGATTGGGGATCGAGCTGCAAGAGATTGGGGTCGCCCGTGATCTTCGCGATGCGATTATGCGTCTGTAACACCGTTACTACAACGACCGGTACAACTCAAGATGCGCAGCAGCAATATTCTGCCAGTCAAAGCGACGGGCAGCCTGACGAGCTGCTTCACTCAGCCGAAGTCGGGCATTGGGATTGCTGAGCAGAGAGATAATCGCAGTTTTCAACGACTCAGGGTGGGCAGCGGCAAAATGAACAACACCGGTTAAAGCAGCCGCGGTTGCCGGTGAAGCAGGTGGAGTGGTGATGACTGCACAGCCGTGGGCCAGGGCGGCGAGCAGGCTACCGCGACGTAAAGAGGCTCCGTCACGAAAAGGAAGTACGATCAGGTCACAGGCATGTAAGTATGCTGAGACTCGTTCAGCAGCAATATGGCCGGTAATGATTACGCGATCCCGTAACGAGAGCGTCTCAAGACGTTGCTGGATTGTTTTGGCATACACCCGATCAGTCGGTGAGGTTGCAGCTCCCCCGATGATCAGCAAACGCCAGGCAGGCTGATCGGCAATCAGATCAATCAGCAGATCGATCCCTTTACCTGGCGATAAGAGACCAAAATAGGCAATTAATGGCATCTCGTCGGAAACACCCAAATCGGCCCGCCAGATAGATCGGTCATACCCCTCTGGTAAAACAGGATCAATATTGGCTCCTATCGGGATCAAACGCGGCCTCACTCGCGCTGCCCGCAACGTCGTCTCGTCTTCAGGATTGGTGACAATCACCGCTCGCGCTGTGCGGGCCGGGAGCAGGGTTACCCATTCACGTACCACTCCCGCTTTGGGAAAGAGGTACGGCGGCAACAGATCGTGATAGGTAATAGCCGTTGGCAGACGAGAGCGCCGCAAAAGCAGCGGCAAGAGGTTCACCCCGATCTTCATCTGATAAGCACCAGTCTGGTACTGGATGTGACACCAGTCAGGGCGCAACTGGTGTACCAGCCTGGTCAGTCTGCCAAGTGAACCAATCCCCCAACCGGCTCGACCTGCCGGTGCCGGTAGTGCTCGATCCCCGTCGCTCGTTATCTGCCAGATCTGCCATTTGCGTTTGACAACCGTCACAACGAGAGCCTCGTGTCCGTTACGAACCAGCGCCTGCCCCAACCGCTGGGTATAGTCGCCAACCCCGCCCGGCTGCGGCGGATACTCACCGGTGATGAACAGAATGCGCATCTCACTGCTCTCCTCGTAAACGCACTGTCTGGCATACAATACCATAAACCGGAAATAACATTGTTTTTGCAGTCGTGAAGAGTGACAGGGATCGCTCGTGATTAAAGAGCGATCTTTCGGTACAGGGTAGAGATTGAACAACCCAAACCTTGCTGTGATCGTCGCCGGTAATGTGACTTTGTCACTGATCGACGGTCGATTATTTGCTATCCTGCAATCAGGAACACCAGTATGCAGGAGTAAGGAGGATACGATGACACCGAACATGGGGAATATTGATCGCATTGTACGTGTTGTGGTGGCGCTGCTGGTA
This genomic window from Chloroflexus aurantiacus J-10-fl contains:
- a CDS encoding ABC transporter ATP-binding protein translates to MIEAIQLGKQFGDFVAVRDLNLVVQPGELVALLGPNGAGKTTTVRMLAAILPPGSGQARICGYDVVSHAQRVRGMVGLLTEYPGLYGRMAALEYLAFFGALLGVEATLCRQRSEALLRQFGLWEVRDRQLESFSKGMRQKMALIRALIHDPPVLFLDEPTTAMDPQSARTVRDAIGELRSAQRSILLTTHNLSEAEELADRIAIIRGGQIIACGSFAELSRQLLGEPAFELKLTNPADQPRAVAVLRDLVSVQVLDADRLGWQTAEAHLLHPVLLNRLLTAGIGVHSLAEQPRRLEDLYLRIVAEDEAVPNPRSR
- a CDS encoding stage II sporulation protein M, which codes for MKRFSLSRPTMATLPVQPLPAWWLITRRELRDTLTDWRLLTPLAALALVLPLLVAAAALALIRFTEQVELAVQIIPFAILLVGFLPAGFSLILALESFAGERERNTLETLLAMPLGDRELYLAKWTAALALPLIGALLSQMVFGVTLLVFAPDVALVAFQPLRLLLLLVLVVTMAMVMVSGAVIISAHVTTVRAASLLSSLILVPLALVVQLIAFLIVGNRWDGVIGIWLGLSVVVVLLVHIGMRSFSREELLAREEIRKPWFGWLSRRPRRQIAWFGGHPVWVVARREMVEITRDWRSLTLLGFLAFLMPTGLTAAIHAISPQLDNPLALAPLIPFAGVLAGFVPISFALVAALESFVGERERNTLEALCALPISDRQLFLGKLVGTLLIPLLTALITQHLFYGLVAFNFPTLYADGMSLILLGQMSLMTIMVAVALVSGAVSFSIHAGSVREASMMASAILLPTTAILQAQAPYFIARRFDVVWLAIAGLLVVALAFLRSGMQTFQRAAIFSRSREEMSLRRIWSVFRRFFNEYQPAGTPLTAYRGLPFSPTRFYRHEFPALLKELRLPLLVSLLAAVGGSVFGLTLARTLVLPPVEQALATLAFGPTPSLFLVLFIFANNLRVSILSNLLAPVSLGVFPFLVPATVFAQIGYVCGRLFINSGGSLSDPLIFVSAYLLPHGIIELPTFMVSAALGLRMGAALLSTPGDFSVGENLLWAAAQTAKVWLLLITPLVLVAAIVEGLVTPLVIRLVY
- a CDS encoding nitroreductase/quinone reductase family protein yields the protein MRIFRRFQLIVARLSATRPGAWFVRTCIQPFDRFLLRISGGRFGVVSLVYPTLTLITTGARSGVQRRTPLLFFPDGNRVVLIASNFGRRQHPAWYYNLQKNPVAQVNIYGRTFTCRAYEVSGIEYLELWERAVRYYPGFAAYAQRAGRTIPIVVLDLNIPA
- a CDS encoding alpha/beta fold hydrolase, which produces MNTRRFPTVWDAIRRPPARAMICRLRRIHHEPDSRRSPLLLLHGFPDSEHMYDDYVTPKERRQDWLRGRSIYAIALPNRRTNPNWPSLSDLWQRRLEREVAALIDIVIAASPTGNVVIIAHDWGATFVWARVRQRPDLPIERMVALSVGSSFRYDFGEHGIGALGWLYGMLFGLPYYLPPARFFVAAMLMLSGYRAPDAHNAAYDSFHYWDWPLTLLRLPLRLAGYCQQPPFTDIRFPVLFIRCPLDRIATTARFEQTLRQRADCIVHMTANPHWFPEQRSAEVLEFVRSFLAG
- a CDS encoding STAS domain-containing protein, whose product is MTGQWFGVSGRPQVAPSAGEIVIVGILLSLVFGLIGGIGTRSVRRAIELAQQAQSQAESLARQLSQVNQALELRVAERTAALQAALAESEQRQAALTTALQENERQRREIQALSVPILAVRHDMLVMPLIGALDGERLSLAQQRALNAIEQQRTRFLLVDVTGVPFIDQTAADGLIVLARSVRLLGARLYLIGVSPDVAQTMIGLGIELQEIGVARDLRDAIMRL
- a CDS encoding glycosyltransferase family 4 protein, which gives rise to MRILFITGEYPPQPGGVGDYTQRLGQALVRNGHEALVVTVVKRKWQIWQITSDGDRALPAPAGRAGWGIGSLGRLTRLVHQLRPDWCHIQYQTGAYQMKIGVNLLPLLLRRSRLPTAITYHDLLPPYLFPKAGVVREWVTLLPARTARAVIVTNPEDETTLRAARVRPRLIPIGANIDPVLPEGYDRSIWRADLGVSDEMPLIAYFGLLSPGKGIDLLIDLIADQPAWRLLIIGGAATSPTDRVYAKTIQQRLETLSLRDRVIITGHIAAERVSAYLHACDLIVLPFRDGASLRRGSLLAALAHGCAVITTPPASPATAAALTGVVHFAAAHPESLKTAIISLLSNPNARLRLSEAARQAARRFDWQNIAAAHLELYRSL